One region of Cinclus cinclus chromosome 1, bCinCin1.1, whole genome shotgun sequence genomic DNA includes:
- the CHCHD7 gene encoding coiled-coil-helix-coiled-coil-helix domain-containing protein 7, translating to MSRHAKKLRDHDINPCLAETDATTKYMDDNNYNKDMCTDYFLKYKNCRKFWHEIMMQRKRNGVKPEMPAAEERKKILESMGKPY from the exons ATGTCCAGGCATGCAAAAAAGCTTAGAGATCATGATATAAATCCATGTCTAGCG GAAACAGATGCCACTACAAAATATATGGATGACAACAACTATAACAAGGATATGTGTACTGATTATTTTTTGAAGTACAAAAACTGCAGGAAATTCTGG CATGAAATTATGATgcaaaggaagagaaatggTGTGAAACCAGAGATGcctgcagcagaagaaagaaagaaaatactggaaTCAATGGGGAAGCCCTACTAA